A genome region from Nicotiana tabacum cultivar K326 chromosome 13, ASM71507v2, whole genome shotgun sequence includes the following:
- the LOC142167963 gene encoding putative mitochondrial protein AtMg00860 — protein MPFGITNAHATFQALMNQVFLPFLIKFVLVFFDDILVYSQSLADHIDHLAIIFETLKKNTLYAKRSKCSFGQPQVEYLGHVINAHGVTIDRSKVQAMVNLPNPTSIKKKGFRWSEEADQAFAALKRAMPTTSMLTLPDYTQPFCG, from the exons ATGCCATTTGGGATTACAAATGCCCATGCTACATTCCAGGCATTGATGAATCAGGTCTTCCTACCTTTTCTAATAAAGTTTGTGTTAGTTTTCTTCGATGATATCTTGGTTTATAGTCAGTCTTTAGCGGATCATATAGACCATCTAGCTATTATATTTGAGACATTGAAGAAGAATACTCTTTATGCAAAAAGGTCTAAGTGTTCATTTGGGCAACCTCAAGTTGAATACCTGGGACATGTCATTAATGCTCATGGTGTGACTATTGATCGTAGCAAGGTGCAGGCCATGGTGAATTTGCCTAATCCTACCTCAATCAAG AAGAAAGGTTTCAGATGGAGTGAAGAAGCTGATCAAGCTTTTGCAGCTCTTAAAAGAGCCATGCCCACTACCTCAATGTTAACTCTACCTGACTACACTCAACCTTTTTGTGGTTGA